The following coding sequences are from one Streptococcus sp. NPS 308 window:
- a CDS encoding M24 family metallopeptidase, with product MNKRVQAFLAKMQEKELDGIIINNLKNVYYLTGFWGSNGTVFISRDRQVLVTDSRYIIAAKQEVTGFEIVADRDELAVIAGIVKDMGLSRVGFEDEISVSYYHRMQAAFEGLKLLPQTQFVEGLRMIKDEKEIATIRKACSISDQAFRDALDFIKPGKTEIEIANFLDFRMRELGAAGLSFDTILASGINSSKPHAHPMHKPVEAGEAITMDFGCLYDHYVSDMTRTIYLGHVSDEQAEIYNTVLKANQALIDQAKAGLGFRDFDKIPRDIIIEAGYGDYFTHGIGHGIGLDIHEEPYFSQTSTETIKSGMTLTDEPGIYIEGKYGVRIEDDILITETGCELLTLAPKELIII from the coding sequence ATGAATAAACGTGTGCAAGCATTTCTAGCTAAAATGCAAGAAAAAGAACTAGATGGTATCATTATCAATAACCTTAAAAACGTCTATTACCTGACTGGTTTTTGGGGTTCAAACGGAACCGTCTTTATCAGCCGTGATCGTCAGGTCTTGGTGACAGACTCTCGCTATATCATTGCTGCTAAGCAAGAAGTGACAGGTTTTGAGATTGTGGCTGACCGTGATGAGTTGGCTGTCATTGCAGGAATTGTCAAGGATATGGGCTTGTCTCGCGTCGGTTTTGAGGACGAGATTTCTGTCTCTTACTATCATCGTATGCAGGCAGCATTTGAAGGTTTGAAATTGCTTCCTCAAACGCAGTTTGTTGAGGGTCTTCGTATGATTAAGGATGAAAAGGAGATTGCGACTATTCGCAAGGCTTGTTCCATCTCAGATCAAGCTTTTCGCGATGCGCTTGACTTTATAAAACCAGGAAAAACTGAGATCGAAATTGCCAACTTCCTTGATTTCCGTATGCGTGAGCTAGGAGCGGCAGGTTTGTCTTTTGATACCATTTTAGCAAGTGGGATCAACTCTTCTAAACCCCATGCCCATCCCATGCACAAACCGGTTGAAGCAGGAGAAGCCATCACCATGGACTTCGGCTGTCTCTACGACCACTATGTAAGCGATATGACACGAACGATCTATCTCGGTCATGTCAGTGACGAGCAGGCAGAGATTTACAATACGGTTCTGAAAGCCAATCAAGCCTTGATTGACCAAGCCAAGGCAGGTCTAGGTTTCCGCGACTTTGACAAAATTCCTCGTGATATTATCATCGAGGCAGGCTATGGCGACTACTTTACTCATGGTATCGGACACGGTATCGGACTGGATATCCATGAGGAACCCTACTTTAGCCAAACTTCTACTGAAACTATTAAGTCTGGCATGACCTTGACTGATGAACCAGGTATTTATATCGAAGGGAAATACGGGGTTCGTATCGAGGATGATATCTTGATCACAGAGACAGGTTGCGAATTGTTGACTTTAGCACCGAAGGAATTAATTATTATTTAA